One genomic window of Clostridium taeniosporum includes the following:
- the ribE gene encoding 6,7-dimethyl-8-ribityllumazine synthase has translation MNVFEGKLIAEGLKVGIIVGRFNEFIGSKLLDGALDALKRHGVNEDDIDVAWVPGAFEMPIVAKKMAKNEKYDAIICLGAVIKGATSHYDYVCAEVSKGIANVSLESGKPVMFGILTTNNIEQAIERAGTKSGNKGYECAVGAIEMANLMKAL, from the coding sequence ATGAACGTTTTTGAAGGAAAGTTAATTGCAGAAGGACTAAAGGTTGGAATAATAGTAGGTAGATTTAATGAATTTATAGGTAGTAAACTTTTAGATGGAGCATTAGATGCACTTAAAAGACATGGAGTAAATGAGGATGATATAGATGTGGCTTGGGTACCAGGTGCATTTGAAATGCCTATAGTAGCGAAAAAGATGGCTAAAAATGAAAAATATGATGCAATTATATGTTTAGGAGCTGTAATAAAAGGAGCAACATCTCATTATGATTATGTTTGTGCAGAAGTTTCAAAAGGAATTGCAAATGTATCATTAGAAAGTGGTAAACCAGTTATGTTTGGAATTCTTACAACAAATAATATTGAGCAAGCTATAGAAAGAGCTGGAACTAAGTCTGGCAATAAAGGGTATGAATGTGCTGTAGGAGCAATTGAAATGGCTAACTTAATGAAAGCACTTTAA
- a CDS encoding DeoR/GlpR family DNA-binding transcription regulator gives MRLKRLDLLEEYIYKYKTVSLDKLCEEFKMSKNTIRRDVDILVNKGVIKKVYGGVTVNSQSNELLPFEERTIKNNSAKIEIAKKAAKFIEDGDSIFIDSGTTTLNIVDYIDSKNNIALFTNSINVILKAIPHENIDIICLSGKFNRTTFSFTGLTSSDLLSSYNINKCFMACTGISLENGVTHTSPSEFKIKKMAVCKSHKKFLVADDSKFDIISLMTFCDVKDLDYIITNNYPSAKYIDYFNSYNIELIVPNFKE, from the coding sequence ATGCGCTTAAAAAGACTTGATTTATTAGAAGAATATATTTATAAATATAAAACTGTATCACTGGACAAACTTTGTGAAGAATTTAAAATGTCTAAAAATACAATTCGTAGAGATGTAGATATTTTAGTTAATAAAGGGGTAATAAAAAAAGTATATGGAGGAGTTACAGTAAATTCTCAAAGTAATGAATTACTTCCTTTTGAAGAAAGAACAATAAAAAATAATAGTGCCAAAATAGAGATTGCTAAAAAAGCTGCCAAATTTATTGAAGATGGAGATTCAATATTTATAGACTCTGGTACTACTACTTTAAATATTGTTGATTATATAGATTCCAAAAATAATATAGCACTTTTTACTAATAGTATTAATGTTATATTAAAAGCAATTCCTCATGAAAATATAGACATAATATGTTTATCTGGTAAATTTAATAGAACTACTTTTTCTTTTACAGGATTAACCTCTAGTGATCTTTTATCATCATATAATATAAATAAATGTTTCATGGCCTGCACTGGAATTTCATTAGAAAATGGAGTTACTCATACCTCACCTAGTGAGTTTAAAATAAAAAAAATGGCCGTTTGTAAAAGTCATAAAAAATTTTTAGTTGCAGATGATTCCAAATTTGATATAATATCGTTAATGACTTTTTGTGATGTAAAAGATTTGGATTATATAATTACAAATAATTATCCTTCAGCTAAATATATTGATTATTTTAATAGTTACAATATTGAACTTATAGTTCCTAACTTTAAGGAATAA
- a CDS encoding iron-containing alcohol dehydrogenase yields the protein MSDEFIIPKRILIGKNSLEDSRKYLKSFGKKVLIVTDKIMVELGNVQVVLDTLDKENIDYFIYDDINGEPTDVMIEKGVDLYKKETCNFLLAVGGGSAIDSAKAIGMMVNNEGNISDYMGKQVENKLPDIVAIPTTAGTGSEATKFTIISDTKTDVKMLIKGSSLMPTLAIIDPRFTMTAPPKITAATGLDALTHAIEAYTSKKSQPLSDIFALSAIKRIFRYLPISFNDGKNEKARTEMAIAALEAGIAFNNSSVTIVHGMSRPIGALFHIPHGISNAMLLKECFNFVLDGAYKRFADLARNIKISDENEEDEIASRKFVEEVDKLCKTVLIPTLKEYGIDKEKFFNNLDKMAKDALESGSPSNTIKTVTHDDIVEVYKSLWR from the coding sequence ATGTCAGATGAATTTATAATTCCAAAAAGGATTTTAATTGGGAAAAATTCCTTAGAAGATAGTAGAAAATATTTAAAATCATTTGGAAAAAAAGTTTTAATAGTTACAGATAAAATTATGGTTGAATTAGGTAATGTACAAGTTGTGCTTGATACTTTAGATAAAGAAAACATTGATTATTTTATATATGATGATATAAATGGTGAACCTACAGATGTGATGATAGAAAAAGGTGTAGATTTATATAAAAAAGAAACTTGCAATTTTTTATTAGCTGTTGGAGGTGGAAGTGCAATAGACTCAGCTAAAGCAATAGGAATGATGGTAAATAATGAAGGCAATATTTCTGATTACATGGGAAAACAAGTTGAAAATAAATTGCCTGATATAGTAGCAATACCAACAACTGCTGGAACAGGATCAGAAGCAACAAAGTTTACTATAATTTCTGATACTAAAACTGATGTAAAAATGCTAATAAAGGGAAGTTCGCTAATGCCAACATTAGCAATTATAGATCCTCGTTTTACAATGACAGCACCACCTAAGATAACAGCTGCAACAGGATTAGATGCTTTAACACATGCCATAGAAGCTTATACATCTAAAAAATCTCAACCACTTTCAGATATATTTGCATTGTCAGCAATAAAAAGAATATTTAGATATTTACCAATATCATTTAATGATGGAAAAAATGAAAAAGCTAGAACTGAAATGGCAATTGCAGCTTTGGAAGCAGGAATTGCTTTTAATAATTCATCAGTAACAATAGTACATGGAATGAGTAGGCCTATAGGAGCACTATTCCATATACCACACGGAATATCAAATGCAATGCTATTGAAGGAATGTTTTAACTTTGTATTAGATGGTGCTTATAAGAGATTTGCAGATCTTGCAAGAAATATAAAAATATCAGATGAAAATGAAGAAGATGAGATAGCATCAAGAAAATTTGTTGAAGAAGTAGACAAACTTTGTAAAACAGTATTGATACCTACTTTAAAAGAGTATGGAATAGATAAAGAAAAGTTCTTTAACAATTTAGATAAAATGGCAAAGGATGCTTTAGAAAGTGGTAGTCCAAGCAATACTATAAAAACAGTCACTCATGATGATATTGTTGAAGTTTATAAATCACTTTGGAGGTGA
- a CDS encoding class II fructose-bisphosphate aldolase: protein MPLVNMKELLLKADNENYAVGSFSIANMEMIIGAIKAAEELKSPIILQIAEVRLKHSPLDIVGSTMVKAAEKAKVPVAVHFDHGLTVDNIKKALSLGFTSVMIDGSSLELSENIKITSLVEKLARYYGAAVEGEIGHVGGSEDGSEDVEIEVTNIEDAKKFISDTNIDALAVAIGNSHGVYKGKPRLRFDVLTKLNDNLNIPLVLHGGSGISESDFRKCATMGIRKINIATATFNNVKDSVRNLNKELEDYDYFTLHNTEIQGAYENVKKHIKIFGSENKA from the coding sequence ATGCCATTAGTAAATATGAAGGAACTATTATTGAAAGCTGACAATGAAAATTATGCAGTTGGAAGTTTTAGTATAGCTAATATGGAAATGATAATTGGTGCCATAAAAGCTGCTGAAGAACTTAAATCACCAATAATATTACAAATAGCAGAAGTTAGATTAAAACATTCTCCTTTAGATATAGTAGGCTCAACAATGGTAAAAGCAGCAGAAAAAGCTAAGGTACCTGTAGCTGTACATTTTGATCACGGACTAACAGTAGATAATATAAAAAAAGCATTAAGTTTAGGTTTTACTTCAGTAATGATAGATGGATCCTCTTTAGAGCTTTCAGAAAATATAAAGATAACTTCTTTAGTAGAAAAATTGGCGAGATATTATGGGGCCGCTGTAGAAGGTGAAATTGGTCATGTTGGCGGTAGTGAAGATGGAAGCGAAGATGTAGAGATAGAGGTTACTAATATAGAAGATGCTAAAAAATTTATAAGTGATACAAATATAGATGCACTTGCAGTAGCTATAGGAAATTCTCATGGAGTTTATAAAGGAAAGCCTAGATTAAGATTTGATGTTTTAACAAAACTAAATGACAACTTAAATATACCATTAGTATTACATGGTGGTTCAGGAATATCAGAAAGTGATTTTAGAAAATGTGCAACTATGGGAATAAGAAAAATAAATATAGCAACTGCAACATTTAATAATGTAAAGGATTCAGTAAGAAATTTAAATAAAGAATTAGAGGATTACGATTATTTTACTTTGCATAATACAGAAATACAAGGAGCTTATGAAAATGTAAAAAAGCATATAAAAATTTTTGGTAGTGAAAATAAGGCTTAA
- the iolC gene encoding 5-dehydro-2-deoxygluconokinase, with amino-acid sequence MGYIKFQKDRKFEIVPIGRVAIDFNPIDINRPLSQSKTFKKYLGGSPANIAVGLSRLGKKIGFIGKVSKDQFGKFVVDYFNNEGIDTSQIKYAENGESLGLTFTEIASPTESSILMYRNGIADLELNVNEIDEEYIKNTKAIVISGTALAKSPSREAALKALEFAKKNDTVVIFDVDYREYNWKNKDEIAIYYSIVGKQSDIIMGSREEFDLMENLIVNEKSTDEESAKRWLGFGNKIVVIKHGKEGSTAYTNDGKSYKIKPFPVKLLKSFGGGDAYASAFIYGILEEWDIIDALEFGSASAAMLVASHSCSEDMPTAKQINEFIKEKKEKYGEMIARG; translated from the coding sequence ATGGGATATATTAAATTTCAAAAAGATAGAAAATTTGAGATAGTACCTATTGGAAGAGTAGCAATTGATTTTAATCCAATAGATATAAATAGACCACTTTCACAAAGTAAGACTTTTAAAAAGTATTTAGGGGGATCACCAGCTAACATAGCTGTTGGACTTTCAAGACTTGGTAAAAAAATTGGATTTATAGGTAAGGTTTCAAAGGATCAATTTGGAAAGTTTGTAGTTGATTATTTTAACAATGAGGGAATAGATACTTCACAAATAAAGTATGCAGAAAATGGAGAGTCTTTAGGATTAACTTTTACAGAAATAGCAAGTCCAACAGAAAGTAGTATATTGATGTATAGAAATGGAATAGCTGATTTAGAGTTAAATGTTAATGAGATAGATGAAGAATATATAAAAAATACAAAGGCAATAGTAATATCAGGTACAGCACTTGCTAAAAGTCCATCTAGAGAAGCTGCTCTTAAGGCATTAGAGTTTGCTAAAAAGAATGATACAGTTGTAATTTTTGATGTAGATTATAGAGAATACAACTGGAAAAATAAAGATGAAATAGCTATTTATTATTCAATAGTTGGAAAACAAAGTGATATTATTATGGGTTCACGAGAAGAATTTGATTTAATGGAAAATTTAATTGTCAATGAAAAAAGTACAGATGAAGAAAGTGCTAAAAGATGGTTAGGTTTTGGAAATAAAATAGTTGTTATAAAACATGGAAAAGAAGGTTCAACGGCTTATACTAATGATGGAAAGTCATATAAGATAAAGCCATTTCCAGTAAAACTACTTAAATCATTTGGAGGTGGAGATGCATATGCTTCAGCATTTATATATGGAATATTAGAAGAATGGGATATTATAGATGCTTTAGAATTTGGAAGTGCTTCAGCTGCTATGTTGGTAGCAAGTCATAGCTGTTCAGAAGATATGCCAACTGCAAAACAAATAAATGAATTTATAAAAGAAAAGAAAGAAAAATACGGAGAAATGATAGCAAGAGGTTAA
- a CDS encoding 5-deoxy-glucuronate isomerase: MVHEYDLQYGKNILCEIDGKNKEMLMDIVVEKLKKGEIKEYLNSDKEIALLLLTGKIKISWNKDSEIIERKSVFDEDPWCLHVSRNTKIIVECLEESEFIIQSTDNKNDFEAKLYSPKNCRSDIFGEGTWNGTARRIVRTVFDYNNAPYSNMVIGEVITFPGKWSSYPPHYHPQPEVYFYKFNKEQGFGFCLNGNDAYRISNNSFSTIIGGDVHPQTSAPGYAMYYCWMIRHLENNPWTDRIDVEEHKWLWDKDVKIWPDK; encoded by the coding sequence ATGGTTCACGAATATGATTTGCAATATGGTAAAAATATATTATGTGAAATTGATGGCAAAAATAAAGAAATGCTAATGGATATTGTAGTTGAAAAATTAAAAAAAGGTGAAATAAAAGAATATTTAAATTCTGATAAAGAGATAGCATTACTTCTTTTAACAGGAAAGATTAAAATATCTTGGAATAAAGATTCTGAAATAATAGAAAGAAAATCTGTTTTTGATGAAGATCCATGGTGTTTACATGTTTCAAGAAATACAAAAATAATAGTTGAATGTTTGGAAGAAAGTGAATTTATAATACAAAGTACAGATAATAAAAATGATTTTGAAGCTAAATTATATTCACCTAAAAATTGTAGGAGTGATATTTTTGGTGAAGGAACTTGGAATGGAACGGCAAGAAGAATTGTAAGAACAGTATTTGATTACAATAATGCACCTTATTCTAATATGGTAATTGGAGAAGTTATAACATTCCCAGGAAAGTGGTCAAGTTATCCACCACATTATCATCCTCAACCAGAAGTGTATTTTTATAAATTTAACAAAGAACAAGGATTTGGATTCTGTTTAAATGGTAATGATGCTTATAGAATTTCAAATAATAGTTTTTCTACAATAATAGGTGGAGATGTACATCCACAAACATCAGCACCTGGATATGCAATGTACTATTGCTGGATGATTAGGCATCTTGAAAATAATCCTTGGACAGATAGGATAGATGTAGAAGAGCATAAATGGCTTTGGGATAAAGATGTTAAGATATGGCCTGATAAATAA
- the iolD gene encoding 3D-(3,5/4)-trihydroxycyclohexane-1,2-dione acylhydrolase (decyclizing), giving the protein MSSIKMTTAQALVKFLDNQYVAFDGKEEKFIEGIFTIFGHGMVVGLGQALDENPRDLKVYQGRNEQGMAHAATAFAKQNNRRKIIACSSSIGPGAANMVTAAATATVNNIPLLLLPGDSFATRQPDPVLQQIEQSYNIGITTNDVFKPVCKYWDRINRPEQLMSSMINAMRVLTDPAETGAVCVALPQDVQGESFEFPEYFFKKRVHKITRPLAVEEEFNECLNIIKNKKKPIIICGGGIRYSEAGEALSKFANRFNIPIGETQAGKSSIKSSDPMNLGGIGVTGNLAANIIAKEADLVIGIGTRFSDFTTSSKSLFKNSDVEFVTINLSKFHASKLDSCKMVGDAKECLEHLYKLLDKENYISSYKNEIKDAKTAWKEEMKRLINIKYKENFEPLIKARNKESLEEFKKLMDTTITQTSALGAIRENIDEDAIIVGAAGSLPGDLQRMWETDTLNSYHMEYGYSCMGYEIAAGFGTKLAEPEKEVYSILGDGSYLMLHSELLTSIQENKKVNVLLFDNCGFGCINNLQISNGIGNLATEFRYRNNETNELNGRLIPIDFAKSAEGYGLKTYTAKNLEELKRALIDAKKQKVSTLIDIKVLPKTMTDGYESWWHVGLAEVSEKKSVNEAFESSEKILKGARKY; this is encoded by the coding sequence ATGAGTAGTATAAAGATGACAACAGCGCAAGCACTAGTTAAATTTTTAGACAATCAATATGTAGCATTTGATGGAAAAGAAGAAAAGTTTATTGAAGGAATATTCACTATATTTGGTCACGGAATGGTTGTGGGCTTAGGACAAGCTTTAGATGAGAATCCAAGAGATTTAAAAGTTTATCAGGGAAGAAATGAACAAGGAATGGCACATGCAGCAACAGCATTTGCTAAACAAAATAATAGAAGAAAGATTATAGCTTGTTCTTCCTCAATAGGACCAGGAGCTGCTAATATGGTAACAGCAGCAGCCACTGCTACAGTAAACAATATACCATTACTTTTACTTCCAGGAGATTCATTTGCAACTAGACAGCCAGATCCAGTACTTCAACAAATTGAGCAATCTTATAATATTGGAATTACTACAAATGATGTATTTAAGCCCGTATGTAAGTATTGGGATAGAATAAACAGACCAGAGCAATTGATGTCTTCAATGATTAATGCAATGAGAGTATTAACAGATCCTGCTGAAACAGGAGCAGTATGTGTAGCCCTTCCACAAGATGTTCAAGGAGAAAGCTTTGAATTTCCAGAATATTTCTTTAAAAAACGTGTTCATAAAATTACTAGGCCATTAGCTGTAGAAGAGGAATTTAATGAATGTTTAAATATAATCAAAAATAAAAAGAAGCCTATAATAATTTGTGGTGGTGGAATAAGGTATTCAGAAGCTGGAGAAGCATTATCTAAATTTGCTAATAGATTTAATATACCTATAGGGGAAACACAAGCAGGAAAAAGTTCAATAAAATCAAGTGATCCTATGAACTTAGGTGGAATAGGTGTCACAGGAAATTTAGCTGCAAATATAATTGCTAAAGAAGCAGATTTAGTAATTGGTATTGGTACAAGATTTTCAGATTTTACAACTTCATCAAAATCATTATTTAAAAATTCAGATGTAGAATTTGTAACAATTAACTTATCAAAATTTCATGCAAGTAAGTTAGATTCATGTAAGATGGTTGGAGATGCTAAAGAATGTTTAGAACATCTTTATAAATTACTTGACAAAGAAAATTATATTTCTTCATATAAGAATGAGATAAAAGATGCAAAAACGGCATGGAAAGAAGAGATGAAGAGATTAATTAATATAAAATATAAAGAAAATTTTGAACCATTAATAAAAGCTAGAAATAAAGAAAGCTTAGAAGAATTTAAAAAGTTAATGGATACAACAATAACTCAAACTTCAGCATTAGGTGCAATTAGAGAAAATATTGATGAAGATGCAATTATTGTTGGAGCAGCAGGAAGTTTACCAGGAGATTTGCAAAGAATGTGGGAAACAGATACTTTAAATTCTTATCATATGGAATATGGATACTCATGTATGGGGTATGAAATAGCAGCGGGATTTGGGACAAAATTAGCAGAACCTGAAAAAGAAGTCTATTCAATTTTAGGTGATGGAAGTTATTTAATGTTACATTCAGAACTTTTAACTTCAATTCAAGAAAATAAAAAAGTAAATGTATTATTATTTGATAATTGTGGATTTGGTTGTATAAATAATTTACAAATCTCTAATGGTATAGGAAATTTAGCTACTGAATTTAGATATAGAAATAATGAAACAAATGAATTGAATGGTAGATTGATACCAATAGATTTTGCAAAATCAGCTGAAGGATATGGATTAAAAACTTATACAGCTAAAAATTTAGAAGAATTAAAGAGAGCATTAATAGATGCTAAAAAACAAAAAGTATCTACTTTAATTGATATAAAAGTATTACCTAAAACTATGACTGATGGATATGAATCATGGTGGCATGTAGGATTAGCTGAAGTATCAGAAAAGAAATCTGTTAACGAAGCTTTTGAAAGTAGTGAAAAAATATTAAAAGGTGCAAGAAAATATTAA